From Glycine max cultivar Williams 82 chromosome 11, Glycine_max_v4.0, whole genome shotgun sequence, the proteins below share one genomic window:
- the LOC100797968 gene encoding putative pheophytinase isoform X1 codes for METLSYGSAPCCQVVNSKWKLVEKSLSSRQSRVSSIGKLGVYYTGTISACAPVRFYEMGTRVQLRSSKRFNFKVCSGSYDDGYVIGEEEARDISGLEEPVTTKVLIPGLPDDSKGESGAPISSCFWGWKPKLNVHYEKAGCENVNDLPRVLFLPGFGVGSFHYEKQLKDLGRDYRVWALDFLGQGMSLPFEDPAPLSNEEAASNGSVSSWGFGDETKPWATKLVYSVDLWQDQVRCFIEEVIGEPVYLVGNSLGGLVALYFAANNPHLVKGVALLNATPFWGFLPNPIKSPRLAKIFPWAGTFPLPSSIKRLTELLWEKISDPKSIAEVLSQVYADHSTNVDNVFSRIVETTRHPAAAASFASIMFAPQGELSFNETLSRCRANNVPICLMYGKEDPWVGPIWGLQVKRQVPEAPYYQISPAGHCPHDEVPEIINFLLRGWIRNLESQGSVSLPLLEDLDSMKHSIIDRELEFPREGSKKSVMVRYFASNFSLWDRIRSFIRSQSKFSNILAAKPQ; via the exons ATGGAAACTCTTTCATATGGGTCAGCACCATGCTGCCAAGTTGTGAACTCAAAGTGGAAATTAGTTGAAAAGAGTTTGAGTTCACGTCAATCAAGAGTTTCCTCTATAGGAAAACTTGGAGTTTATTACACAGGTACTATTTCTGCATGTGCGCCTGTGAGATTTTATGAGATGGGTACTAGGGTGCAGCTAAGAAGCTCAAAAAGATTCAATTTCAAGGTTTGTAGTGGAAGTTATGATGATGGTTATGTGATTGGTGAAGAGGAAGCAAGGGATATTTCAGGGTTAGAGGAGCCTGTAACAACCAAGGTTCTGATTCCAGGTCTGCCTGATGATTCAAAAGGTGAATCTGGTGCTCCAATAAGTAGTTGTTTTTGGGGATGGAAACCTAAACTCAATGTGCACTATGAGAAGGCCGGGTGCGAAAACGTCAATGATTTGCCTCGTGTTCTCTTTTTACCAGGTTTTGGTGTTGGCTCTTTCCATTATGAGAAGCAACTTAAGGATTTGGGGCGTGACTACAGAGTGTGGGCTCTGGATTTTCTAGGCCAAGGGATGTCTTTGCCTTTTGAAGATCCTGCCCCTTTGTCTAATGAAGAGGCTGCATCAAATGGAAGTGTTTCTTCATGGGGTTTTGGAGATGAAACTAAACCGTGGGCGACTAAGCTTGTTTACTCGGTTGATTTATGGCAAGATCAAGTTCGTTGCTTCATAGAAGAG GTCATTGGTGAACCAGTCTATCTTGTGGGCAACTCACTAGGAGGATTGGTTGCATTGTATTTTGCGGCAAACAACCCTCATTTAGTGAAAGGTGTCGCATTGCTTAATGCAACACCTTTTTGGGGGTTTCTGCCAAATCCCATAAAAAGTCCAAGACTAGCGAAAATATTTCCATGGGCCGGAACATTCCCCCTACCTTCAAGTATAAAGAGACTTACAGAGTTATT GTGGGAGAAAATTAGTGATCCTAAAAGTATTGCTGAGGTACTTAGTCAGGTTTATGCAGATCATTCAACAAACGTAGATAACGTTTTTTCACGCATAGTTGAAACCACAAGGCATCCAGCTGCTGCAGCGTCATTTGCTTCAATCATGTTTGCTCCTCAAGGAGAACTATCCTTTAATGAAACATTATCCAG ATGTCGAGCAAACAATGTGCCAATCTGCCTCATGTATGGAAAAGAAGATCCCTGGGTGGGGCCAATTTGGGGTCTCCAGGTTAAAAGGCAGGTGCCTGAAGCTCCATATTATCAAATCAGCCCTGCTGGTCACTGCCCTCATGATGAAGTTCCTGAG ATCATAAATTTCTTACTTCGCGGGTGGATCAGAAACCTAGAGTCTCAGGGTTCTGTGTCATTACCATTGCTTGAAGATCTAGACAGTATGAAGCACTCTATTATTGACAGGGAATTAGAATTTCCCAGAGAAGGTTCAAAAAAGTCAGTGATGGTCAGATATTTCGCTTCCAATTTCTCACTTTGGGACAGGATAAGATCTTTCATCAGATCTCAATCCAAGTTCAGTAATATTCTGGCAGCCAAACCTCAATGA
- the LOC100797968 gene encoding putative pheophytinase isoform X2 produces the protein METLSYGSAPCCQVVNSKWKLVEKSLSSRQSRVSSIGKLGVYYTGTISACAPVRFYEMGTRVQLRSSKRFNFKVCSGSYDDGYVIGEEEARDISGLEEPVTTKVLIPGLPDDSKGFGVGSFHYEKQLKDLGRDYRVWALDFLGQGMSLPFEDPAPLSNEEAASNGSVSSWGFGDETKPWATKLVYSVDLWQDQVRCFIEEVIGEPVYLVGNSLGGLVALYFAANNPHLVKGVALLNATPFWGFLPNPIKSPRLAKIFPWAGTFPLPSSIKRLTELLWEKISDPKSIAEVLSQVYADHSTNVDNVFSRIVETTRHPAAAASFASIMFAPQGELSFNETLSRCRANNVPICLMYGKEDPWVGPIWGLQVKRQVPEAPYYQISPAGHCPHDEVPEIINFLLRGWIRNLESQGSVSLPLLEDLDSMKHSIIDRELEFPREGSKKSVMVRYFASNFSLWDRIRSFIRSQSKFSNILAAKPQ, from the exons ATGGAAACTCTTTCATATGGGTCAGCACCATGCTGCCAAGTTGTGAACTCAAAGTGGAAATTAGTTGAAAAGAGTTTGAGTTCACGTCAATCAAGAGTTTCCTCTATAGGAAAACTTGGAGTTTATTACACAGGTACTATTTCTGCATGTGCGCCTGTGAGATTTTATGAGATGGGTACTAGGGTGCAGCTAAGAAGCTCAAAAAGATTCAATTTCAAGGTTTGTAGTGGAAGTTATGATGATGGTTATGTGATTGGTGAAGAGGAAGCAAGGGATATTTCAGGGTTAGAGGAGCCTGTAACAACCAAGGTTCTGATTCCAGGTCTGCCTGATGATTCAAAAG GTTTTGGTGTTGGCTCTTTCCATTATGAGAAGCAACTTAAGGATTTGGGGCGTGACTACAGAGTGTGGGCTCTGGATTTTCTAGGCCAAGGGATGTCTTTGCCTTTTGAAGATCCTGCCCCTTTGTCTAATGAAGAGGCTGCATCAAATGGAAGTGTTTCTTCATGGGGTTTTGGAGATGAAACTAAACCGTGGGCGACTAAGCTTGTTTACTCGGTTGATTTATGGCAAGATCAAGTTCGTTGCTTCATAGAAGAG GTCATTGGTGAACCAGTCTATCTTGTGGGCAACTCACTAGGAGGATTGGTTGCATTGTATTTTGCGGCAAACAACCCTCATTTAGTGAAAGGTGTCGCATTGCTTAATGCAACACCTTTTTGGGGGTTTCTGCCAAATCCCATAAAAAGTCCAAGACTAGCGAAAATATTTCCATGGGCCGGAACATTCCCCCTACCTTCAAGTATAAAGAGACTTACAGAGTTATT GTGGGAGAAAATTAGTGATCCTAAAAGTATTGCTGAGGTACTTAGTCAGGTTTATGCAGATCATTCAACAAACGTAGATAACGTTTTTTCACGCATAGTTGAAACCACAAGGCATCCAGCTGCTGCAGCGTCATTTGCTTCAATCATGTTTGCTCCTCAAGGAGAACTATCCTTTAATGAAACATTATCCAG ATGTCGAGCAAACAATGTGCCAATCTGCCTCATGTATGGAAAAGAAGATCCCTGGGTGGGGCCAATTTGGGGTCTCCAGGTTAAAAGGCAGGTGCCTGAAGCTCCATATTATCAAATCAGCCCTGCTGGTCACTGCCCTCATGATGAAGTTCCTGAG ATCATAAATTTCTTACTTCGCGGGTGGATCAGAAACCTAGAGTCTCAGGGTTCTGTGTCATTACCATTGCTTGAAGATCTAGACAGTATGAAGCACTCTATTATTGACAGGGAATTAGAATTTCCCAGAGAAGGTTCAAAAAAGTCAGTGATGGTCAGATATTTCGCTTCCAATTTCTCACTTTGGGACAGGATAAGATCTTTCATCAGATCTCAATCCAAGTTCAGTAATATTCTGGCAGCCAAACCTCAATGA